TTCATGTTTCTTCCTGCAATAAAACTTTGGCACTACAGCCGCTGCTGTTCACGTCtttgctgggaagagctggggcggggggggtgggcggcCGGGCAGGTGGGCtttgcccccagccccaccaggaaTGGCAGGGCAGACACCCAACAGCACAGTGGCAGACACAGCCCATGGCAGCAGACACGGCACACGTGAGCTGCTTCGTGACTTCACATTTATTTGACAAGGAACAGGGCACAGCCTGAGGCGAGGGACACAGTCGGCGGGAGCAACAACTACACCCCGAGAAACACCCGCGCCAGGAGTCCCCGCGCTGGGGAGCGCTGCTGCTACTGCTATTCGATGGGCAGGAAAGAGTTTAAAACCACCATTCCCTTTCAAAGTCAGCCCAGATGCTggccaggagcccagcccagcgtGGGAGGTCTCACCCTGGCACAGACGGGTGTCATCCCCCCAGGACCACCTGAGCCCAGACTGAGCATCACCCTTCGCTGCAGCAGCCCAGACAGCCCCAAAGGGCCGAGCTGCTCCTCGGACAGGCTCAGCAGAAGCAAGAACAGGTTTTTATTGCCAACAACCAGCTCCTGCCAAGGCTCCGTAACCCCACAGCGTGGGACAGGGTCAGCCAGCACCCCCTGCCCGGAGCTGGCTCTCCCCAGCTGCATCTCCCCATGCAGCTCCCTGCACACAGGACCCTGCCGCAGCATAGCACGGGGCCCGGGGAGCATCGTGCTGGGGCCACACGGCACCGCAGGGTTGTGTCCTTGCAGCCAGGGCAAAACTCCTCTGAGCCGGTGCTGGACCTGCTGCCAGGTCCCGGAGCAGAGGCTGAAAGCCTGTCCCATCTCCATTTCCCCATGGATGGGCGACGAAGAGGACACGTCTCGTCCTGGGCTTGTGGGCTCCGCAGCACCGTCACGTCAGCGCATCCCGGGCTCCCCTGCACTCTCCTCGGGCATAAGACATCTCCCCTCTGGCCACCACCTTGTCCAGCCCCAGGCGCCGCAGCTTCTCCACCAGGTTCAAGCTGAAGATGCTGCTCTTGAGTGGGGGTCCGTCCTGCCCCCCGGACGCAGGGAAGGGCCGAGTGTCAGCATGCTGGGGGTcctgggaggggagcggggggaccCACCGCGACCCAGTCCCTGGCACCGAGGCAGAGATGCCCCGCGCCAGCAAGAGCCTGACGAGTCCCACAGGCGTGCtcagggggccggggccgggtgcCAGCATGGGGGAAGACGGCTCCGGCGAGGGGCTGCCAAGGCTCAGCCCCTCAAAGGGCCCACAAGAAGGCACGACGGCGTTATACAgactggaggggaagagagagcagaAGGGGGGGAGGTCAGTGGGGGGCCCTGTCCtgggggatgctgcagcaggggCCAGGGGGTCCTCAGGCAAAGCAGggcccccccttccttcttcctacaCTTAATTCACCTAACATGCCTCAGGCTGTGGGAGACCCCCCATGCTTGCAGCATTGCCCAAGGGACCCAAAGCTTGTGgcacagccctggggggggggggggggggggctgtgtccatgccccccccagcttccagGCAGCCAGGAGGGGATGGGACATGGTTGCTGTTCCACAAGCGTTTTCCAAACATGCAGGGTTTTGTCTAACTGTGCAGTGAACTCCAGCTCACATCAACCCCCCAACAAGCCttgggggggggcgcggggggcacTTATTAGGGCTAAGCAACAGCGCTCATTAATTAAGAGGCAGCCCAGCGCCTGGCTCCTCCAGTGCAGCCTGGGGAAAGGTCCTGGCTGGTGCACAagtgcagggaggaggaaagccaCGTCCATTCCCAGGGAAGGTGACTCCCTGCCAGTGCCAGGAGCAAATGCTGCTCTGTCCCCAGGGAACTGCTCCCCGGGGTGAGCCCAGCCTCCTCCACCCTGAGGAAGGCTCTTCTTCCCATCAaggtgctgcagggcagaggctgGGGGGGCTGGTCCCAGCCCCCCAGAGGGGGTGCACAGCCACTCAAGCAGCCAGATTCAGGGACGTTTCAAGTGCCAGGCATCTCTCAGAGCATCAGGGGCTGCAGGTGGTCCCCAGCCCGCTGCTTCCTCAAGCTGCACAGAACCAGCCACAGGGTGAGGAGAGGGTTAGGAGGGAGCGGGGAGGCTGGTGGGGTAGCGGTGCAGGCGGTGCAGGCGGTGGGGGGGCCACGCGCCTTACCTGGGTGTCACCGTAGTGATCTCAGTGGTGGGGTGGAGGATGTGGCAGGTGGTGATGGTGAAGGTAGACGGGGTCTGGGGGAGGTTGTTAACAGAAAGGAACACTGGAAGGGACAGGAGACGCTGGGTTAATGGGGAGGGAGGGCACAacacaggcagagagcagggctctGGGCAGAGAGGAGAGCCAAAGCTAGGCTGTGAGCTGCCACGGCCAGCAGAAAGCTGCATGCATGGGCCACGTCTCCAGCAGCATTTGGGTCTGGTGCTTGCTCAGAAGAGAGGGGCTGCGAGCACAAGTGTGAACAGGAGCTGACATTTCTCCCAGACCTGTCGCTTCCACATGCCCAGGCCGCAGCAGGCACATGCCGGCGTGACGGCGAGGGCTCACCGCGCCAGGGCGGTTGCAGAACGGCCCTCGTGCAGCTGCAGACGGAGCATCCCGACGGGGACGGACGGGTGACAAGGACAGGCTGCTGCAAGAGGGGAGAGCGTGGGGGGATGCGAGGGGcagcctgggcagggcaggggcgtTCCGGGGGCCGCATCCCCTCCGCCCCCTCACTCCGCGCTCACCCCCGGGGCGCTCCTTGGCTTTGGCGGGCGTAGAGGTAGGGAGCAGCTGGAAGGAGCTGGTGTCCATGTCATCCTCCTCCAGGTCGTTGAGGCTGTAGACCTCCTCCAGGTCAATGTCCAGCTGCCTGAAGTCTTTGGTAAGCACCCCGGGACGGGGCACCAGGATCCCACCCAGGTTGGGCCGTGCCAGCTGCTGCCAGTGGTGGAGCGTCACAGAGCCTGgggagggacacacacagccGGGGAGAATGAGCTGGTGTCACGGGATCCTCCCAGCACCTCCATCTCTGCGCACCAGGAagccccctccacccctcacCTTCCAGGGGCTTCACGATCTGCAGCTTGTCAGGCAGGTAGGTgagggagcagagggagaagcCGGAGCCAGCGGTGAGCTCCGAGCTCCCCGAGTAGGTGGTCCCAGTAGAGACGATGCTCTCGTTGGGGGTGAGGAAGCCGCTGGAGCTCTCCCCATCCCTCAGCCGCCCAAGCTTGCGCTCCCGCTCCGCCTCAAAGAAGGAGCGCTCCTCCGAGGCATGGCTCTGCTGCCGCACCGACAGCCGCTGCACCGCCGCCTCCAGGTCCTGCCggcccggggctgcccggggctccTCTCCGGCCCTTTCGCCCCTGCCGGCAGGCACAGCATTAGGGTGCTCGGGCCGCGGTcccacaccacacaccccccaacgcTGCACTGGACCCCAGCTGGCGGCGAGCTCCGGCTGCGCCTGCCCTCCCCTTGCCCCAGGCTGGCGGCGTTGATTAATGCTCCGATGTGGTCAACATCTTGCTGACCGCCCATCTCCTAGGCGGGGGTAGCTGCTCTGTCCCACCCAGCCCCAGTCCCCACTGCAGCACTCACTGGGCACCCTTGGAGCCGGAGCAGCTGGTGCGGGGGGTGCTGGCCCCGCCAGAAGGGGCGGCCGACAACTGCTTGGAGCTCGGCGTGTTGTGGGGAGACTCGGAGCAAGACCTGGCTTTGGCCGCCTGGTTCACCGCTTTCACCGTCTCAAAGACACGCAGGTAGCTCCTACGGGCAGGAAGCAGGCAGGGATGGACCCTTGAGCcagccccccagggacccccccgtCTCGTGGCCCAGCACAAACCACCGATGCCAGCACTCACTTGTAGTCCGAGGAGGAGCTGTCTGTGCCCTTCCTCATCATCCCCTTGATCTCAGCCGCCAGCGAGTCCTGGAGACACAGGGGGGGACCCAGTGTCagcagaggggagagcagagccccccccagccctcccactgCTCAGCCCTGCCCGCACCCCCCGCTCACCACGGGCAGGAGGCTCGGCGTGCCGTAGCGGCTGACGGTGCTGTTGGGCAGGCTGCGGCTGCGCAGGCTCTTGACCTCCTCCTGGGCTTCCTGCAGCATCCCACCGCACTCGGCGTACTTCTCCTGCAGGTCCCGCAGCTGCGGGCACAGGCGCAGCTCAGGCACGGCCCCATTGGCGATGGGGCaggactcccccccgcccccaccagCAGCCGGGGGACCCATGGCCAGGCCCTCCCCGGGCTCACCTCCatccggagctgctgctgcacctCTTTTGCCACAGCCAGGTGCTGCTGGAGCTCCTCCACCTCCGAGCCGTACTGTAGGCAGGAGCGGGCAGGTCAGGGAGCTATGccgcgtgtgtgtcccccccagcacccccctggCACGGGCAGGGGACGCTCACCGTGCGGCACTTCTGCTGCAGGTCCACAACTTGCGCCAGGAGCTGGCTGATCTCCTCCTGCTGCCGCACGGTGTCCTCTGTCTTGCGGGCCAGCTCGTCGGAGAGGTAAATGACCTGCTGGTTTGCTTCAGCTGGGGAAGGCCCAAGGTCCATCACCGCCAGGGCatggccccccagccccagcccatgcAGCGATGCTGGGCAGTGCCTGCAGACCCCCCCAACCCAAGCCCAGAGAGAAGCTGCCCCCCACGAGCCCAGCCCCACGTACAGAACTGCTCCACACAGTCGATCATCAGCTGCTGCTCCTGGTCCTCATACTGACAGGTCTTGGCTGCGATGTTGGTGGCCTGGGAGAGAGTGTCGGAGGGACTGAGTGCGGTGGGCAGGACCTCCAGCCTCCGCAGGGGCCAGGAGGGGAAGAGGTGGGTGCAGAGAGGGGTGTCCCACCAGCCGGCTCTGCTCACCTCCATGCGAAGCTTCTGGTTTTCCTCCTCCAGGCACTTGAGTTTCTGCTGCAAAGTGTCGTACTGGAAGTACTGCTGCAGGGACAGCGAGGACTCTTGCCGGCgcagcctggggacagcagggagggCACTGAGCACCCGCAGtgcaggcaggatggggctgcccacccagccccctgcccactccccccagctcccGGGCAGGCATCCGCAGTGACCCAGCTCTGGGGGTCTGCACCCACGGCCACCATGGGAGGGAAGGGAGTGCCAACCCCGGTGCTACCCCAGGGACTCTTGCCCAACGCCTCTGCCCGGCCCCCCAGGAGCAGCTGTGCCGCAGGTGAAGTGGTgggacagggaccccccccactcACGGTGTGGAGGTGGCGGTGGTGGGCTCGCTCTCCTCTGTCGTGGTGGTGTAGAAGTGGAGCAGGTCGTCCCGCATGGAGACCTCGTGGCGCAGCTGCGCGatctgggaggggaaggggcatCAGGGCACAGCCAAGGAGACCACAGCCGCCCATGGCCCCCAGGCTGGGCACGCAGGGGGCCGAGGCCAGGACCCTGTACGCGGGGGCCATTACCTCCTCTTTGGCCAACTCCAGCTGCTCCTCCAGGAGCTCGTTGCGCTCGGTCAGGCTCCGGTTCTGCTTCAGCAGGGACTGCCCGATGCGTGCCGCCAGCTCCAGGTCCCGCTCCTTCTGCAAGGGGCAGGTCTGCGTCAGCCGGGGCCtgtcccctgctctgccccccccttccccagccttcacccacccctgcatccccAGGGTCCCACCGGTCCCCAGCCCTCACACCAGCCCAAGCCCACTCACTGACATACCTCATCCAGCAGGTTGGTGACGGCATCGATGTCATGGTAGGTCTTCGTGATCCTGACCACCCGCTCAGCACACAGGACTGGGGGAGAAGGGCGAAGGGTGAACCCCCGCACTACTGGAGCGCTGGCCCAGGGGCTCAGCCTCcccgctgcctcctgccctgtGTCACCGCTTCCCTTCGGCAACCCCCGGGGCTGCACGGTGGAAGGAATGGGAGGTGACTGCTGCAGGTGGCACAAAGCTGCTCCACGGTGCTCACCAAAAAGGACCTTTTATCTGCTTGGCAGCGCCAGCCAGggtgcagggcagaggcaggcagggatgctcacaGCTGTAACAGCATCACCACGGGAAACGGGGTGCTCCCACCTCACCTCCCAACCCTGCACGCATCCAGGGGCGGCAGGAAAGATGCCAAGCCCCCCTTGCTGCACCACCACCCCAACCCGGACATAGTGCCAGCCCCGCCACAGGACACACAGacgggaaggagggatggagaaagGCAGGCGGCAGAGACAGGATCGGAGGTGACATCTCCAGCAGAAAGCAGGCTGCAGCTCCAGTATAAATAGCGGTGGGTGGCACCACGCCGAGCCAGGCTCGCAGGCAGCGTCCCCTCCAATCtgtccccagccccctcccccagaTCTCCCCCCGAGAAGCCAGCCCTGCCCTAGTTTCTCCCTGGAGATGCTGGCCAAGGCAGAGCCAAACGCGACCTCTCAGGATGCCGCACCCCGCACCCACGCCGAtgcccctccagctgcagcaACGCAGCGACCCGCGCAACGGGGgcaaaggcagctgcaggcaggttgCCTCAGtaacaggcagctgcctgccacgCCAACGCCGCGCAGCACTGCGTCGGGCCAGGCCCCAGCTAAAGCCCGGCGTCCTCCCCTGCCGCTATCTGGGTCTCTGGCAGGGAGAGGTGGTGAGAGGACAGGGACGTCTGTCCCCCGGCACCAATCCTGCCAACTGTGCCTGCAGAAGCTGCCAGACGGCACCGGGCACGCGCCCAGATGGCAGCGCTGGAGCCGCACGGTGGGAGGGAGCCGGCAGCGAGCACGAAGCCCCAAGTCCTGCCTGCACCCcgggccctgcctgcaccccacagctGCTCCTGACGCTCCCTTCTGATGTTCAACTGCCCCAAGGgcgcgtgcctcagtttcccctggcAGAGCGGTGCCGGCTGCTGCACTCGGGGCCTTGACCCGCGTCCCCAGCTGGGCAGACAAAGTGGGTTAACTGGAGAGGCTCAGCCACACAAATCCCATTACGCCGCCCCAGCTGGGGTTGTGTAATGGTGTGCATGTTGTCATggcaatgcccccccccccccccgccaccccctcccacccccaaacccaGTCTGGTCCCCACCGCCCTGGGTGCTGGCCCCGCACCCCAACAGGCAGGTCCCCCAGTGGGCACGTCCCCAGGGAGAGGGGCCAACCCCAGCCCCGGCCTCacccccctccccatgccccaACAGGGCCTGCTCCCCGCAGGGGTCCCCAACTGCACCTCATCAGGCCCCTGAGCTGTTAATTGGAAATAATTAGAGCATGAGCATCGCTACAGTTTGAGCGATGGCAGGCCCTGGGAGACACTGGGGGCTGCAGCGCTGGCAAACGCGTAaacagccgccccccccccaccggccTGACCCAGCGCGATGTGGGGACCCGCACCCCACGGGAGGGCAGACCCCCGTCCCCGCGGgcagaccgggggggggggggagccccatccctctgcctgctgcccaccaCCACGGGAGCGGGGAGACCCCTCCCTGGGGTCAGGGTGAGCCGGGGGGGCCCCCAAGGGACCAGGGACGGAGCTCTGcgagccggggctggggctgcgcgccccgcggcggggagggggaccCGCACGGACGGGGAGGGGGACGGCACCCGCCCGGGGGAGagaccccggccccccccgcccccccgcccgcggAGAGAGCCCGGACCCGCCGCAGCCGCGCTCCCCGGGCACAACCGGGCCgggtcccgtccccgtccccgtccccccccaccaccttccTCCAGCTCCCGGGTGATGGggtctccgccgccgccgccccgctccgcgttGCCGTTCAGCTCGTCGTAGGCGGCGGGGCTGCTCCAGATCTCCATCGCGCCGAGCCCACCGCAACCAGTCCAGCCCAGTCCGGCCCGGCCGTTCCCGCCCCTATTTATAGGGTCGCCCCGTCTGCGCGCACCTGCCCGGGCGCGTCCCACCGccaccgggaccggggccgggggcggtgccggggccgggcgggagcggggcgggggcggcggggccgggagctgcccgctcccccccgctccgccgctgGTGTGGATATCGGCTCGCTGCGGCTGGCAGCTCGCCCGGGGAGTTTTGGGGACGCGGTCCCCCATCAGGGCGTCCTGGAGGGATGCTCCCCACCAGGCACCCCGGGACCAGGGTCCCCGTTGGGGGACGCCTGGGGACCCACCGGGACAAtcctgctcagccctggggacccATCGGGACAATCCTGCTCGGCCCTGGGGTGCCGGTGCAGCTGGGCTCCGGGTcccaccccccggcccccagccTGTGGACGCAGAGCGGGCACAGGGGTCCCCACGGATGGTGGTGAGCGCTGGCTGTGAGAGGGGACGCTGAGGGGTCACTGGGCCCTGAGCAGCAGCTTTGCGGGGCTGGCCCCACGGGCCATGCACAGGCAGCGGCTTTTGCCCCTTAGGAGGGACAAGGAGAGGTTTCAAGTCCTTCGTCCCAAACCCAGGCTGCGTGCAGGGCTGGGGTTCCCCTGACGGTCAGGTTACGCCACAGTACGGCCTTTGCCAAAGCTCCCTGCCCTTTGCCTGGCCAGCCTTGCTCTTCTACCCCAGGCCTGGGTCCCCCCATCATCACTGACACAGATCACCACAAATCCTGCACGCGCGGGTGCCCGGTGAGGTCCTGAGACCTGCCAGGTCCCTGACTCGGGAAAGCGCTTTTCCATCCCGCTCCGACCTGCTCCGCTCAGCAGCCCCCCTACTCTGAGCAGGGGCTGGCACGAGCCTGCTCCCCCCCGTGCCCTGTCCAGGCTGCCCCGTGCTCCCTGGCtggcacccccagctcccccacaACCACGCTTGTGCAGAGGCAGCACCAAAGCAGGAGAGCTGAATAAATCATGCTGTGCTGAATTAtggaggagctggctggcacGTAGCACAAGCCTTGTGGGCGGAAGGGCAGCGGGGCTGCGCCGAGGACCCCATGCCACGGCACCACGGCGCACTGAGCGTCATACTGGTAATGCCAACGTACACACTGCCTGCCCCCATCACCTGCCTCAATGCCACTCCTCATTAGTACCGAACTAATGGATGAATTGAtgaggctggggctggagctgcccctcATCAACACACGATGCCCTTATTCGCCTGCTGGACTCCCTCCCGATGGGACCCTGACCCCAAACCACGTCCTGCCATAACCACCGGACCCCTCCTGGAGCTGGGGCCAGAGCCAGGCACCCTCAGTCccagcttctccctcctccttgcaCCGGTGTTTCTCCTCCCGGTGATGGCAGAGGGTGAGGGCAGGGACCCAACCAGCTCACCTGGGCACCCACCCGCCAGGGACCCCAAGGACACAAGTGTGCGTCTTGGCATGGACAGGCAGGAGCCGCTTCTTCCTAATCCCCTGCCTGGGGATTTGCTCCTCTGGGCAGGTCCCCTGCGTTTCTGCGCAAGCAGATTACAGGGGGCTATTTCTGACGGCAGCTTAAAGGTTTGGGTAAAGGGATGAGGCAGCGCGGGCCCCCTCCACACCGGCACATGCAAGTGGCGCTGGAGTCATGGAGAAACGTGACCCGTGGGGGTCCCGGGGCCAAGCACGGCTGTCCCCatgggagaggggatgggggtgTCCGGGGTCCTGCTGAGCAGGGTGCTCCCTGCCCTGTGGCACGCAAACAGGGTTTGAGGTTCAATCTCTTGCACTGTTGCTGCAGGGTAGGGGGTTACCGATGGCTGGGGGGGTCTGCACCCCGCTGCCTGCTGAACAGGGAGGGGAGCAGCCCGATGGGGAAGGCTGCAAGCACAGGCAGGGCACGAGTCGCCAGCCCAGCCTGTCGCAGGCggtgggggggagctggggcggCAGTGGGGCCGGGGCCTCAGCCCCATCTGTCTCCTGCTGCCCCACGTCCATCCCCCATCCCCTCGCTCTAATCCTGTCCCCGCCACACGTGGGCCAGAGGCAGAAGCAAAGCAGAGATAATCTGTCTGTGCCCCCCGCTGAACCCCGACCCTGCCCCAGGAACGGGCCCCGCCGCAGCGCCGTGGGGCATCGTCCCTGCCCGACCACGGTGGCTGTGGGTGTCTCCCCCCGGCCACCCGCACCCCACGGCTCCGGGGGCTTTGCCGGCAGCAGCGGCCCCGTGCCCCCCTCGGCCGCTCCAGGCTGTCATGTTTGGTGGGCCAGCAGCACTGGGGGCCACCGGTGCACTCCCCACCCCAGAGAGCCACGGCACAGTGCAGGGGGAGTGGGGACGTGCAGGGGGTCCCGGGAGATGACAGGAGCTCTCTCCGAGAGTCCGGCTCAGCTCAGCAGAAGCTGCTCCCAGAATTAGCCCGGGATGTTCCAGGCGAGGAAATCCAGCCCGTCAATCCCATTAGGGGCGATTAGCTCCTGTGTTGCCCTCGCGGCCCCGACCCAGCCCGGccagtgctgcctgcaccccGCTGCCCTCGCCGGCCCCACGGTGCGGGATGGGGCACTCACGAAAGTACTGCAGGGTCTCCTCGATCtgctggggggtgaggggggccacGGGCTCCGGGGGGCCAGGGGGGGCACGCAGCCAGTCGTCATGGTCGTAGTGAAAGACGGTGTCAGCCCGCAGCGTGTAGCGGGGCAGCTGCTGGCCCAGCAGGCTGATGATCTCCACCTCGGGGACATCGCCGCTGCACAGGTCTGGGGACAGAGGGGCACAGTGTCAGCCACGGGTGGGGGTCCCTCAGGAGGAGGGTGGCGACAGGGGGGGGACACGTGGCGGGGGAGCGATTCCTGCACCCCTCAGCCCAATCTGTCCCCTCAGGGTTTGAGGCTGGTGCCACTAGCCAGCTCGGTCCCCAAAGCCACTCGTTGTGGGGACTGGGGGGTCCCCCCCTTAGGGTGGCACACAAGgacccccatccctgctcccccctcacccccctgcTTTCTGCGGGCAGGGTCCTGCTGCCATCTCCTGGCCACGCTCTGCCCGGCCGAGCGGCGCTGGGGACAGCAGGCGAGGGATGCCAGCGTGGGGCGAGGGATGCCAGCGTGGGGCGAGGGATGCCAGCGTGGGACGAGGGATGCCAGCGTGGGGCGAGGGATGCCAGCGTGGGGCGAGGGATGTCAGCGTGGGACGAGGGATGCCAGCGTGGGACGAGGAATGCCGGGATGGTGGCTCAGCTCCGGCCACGCCATGGGGACATGACGAAGGACCAGCCCggagctgccccagctcctcgCCCCCCTCATCCCGGTCCCCAGGGCCACCCACCGGCAACCGCCCGCCTCTACCCACCGGTGATGGTCGCAGCATCGCGGTGTCTGCCCGTGGCCGACCCGTGGGACGCGGGGCCGGTGTGGAGCAGGGCAGCGACGGGCGAGTCCGGGCTGGGCCAGAGGTGGCAGGTGGGTGGGCgctggctggggggggtctcTTGTGGGACTGCGGTGTCCAGTTTGgctggtgttggggggggggccgGCTGCCATGGGGAGAAGCACCTTCCCCCGTGGCTCCCTGGATCGGCGCTGGCAGGCAGCAGTCCCTTCtctggcccctgcctggggagaaggAGCTGTTAGGGTGATGCTCTAAGGACCAGGGACAAATCCTGAACCCCATGTTCAGGCATCCACATGTCCCCTAGCATCCTGCCAGCTGGCCAAACACCCTCCCCAGGGACAACATCTGCCAGGCCTGGGGCTTGTGGAGGCCTGGGCAGCATGGCCAGGGCTCGGGTGTCCCCGCTCCCCCGCCAGCCTGTGGCCTGCTTTGGGGACAGGGAGACCGTGGGAACAGCCAGCACTGGGGCGGGCCTCAGCTCAGCCCCCACCTGCTGCTGAATGCGGGGTAGTTTCAGGGATGGCGCAGGGTCAGCATACCTGCTCAGCACCACCTCTGCGGTGGCCGATACGTGACACAGGGGGCTCAGCACCAAAGCAAACACTTGGTGATGTCCGGATCGGCGTCAGTGCCAGACAGGGGGGAGGATGCTCCGAAGGGATGGGGCAGGACCCTGCTCCCCCTGGGCTCGCTGCTGGGTCCTgcctgcaggagcaggcaggggaaggagctgtAGAGCTGCTGGGCAGTGGGTGGACACGGCTGTGGTGCTGTCAGGAGCCCTCGGGAGCCCCACCTCAGAGAGCAA
This genomic window from Accipiter gentilis chromosome 5, bAccGen1.1, whole genome shotgun sequence contains:
- the HAP1 gene encoding huntingtin-associated protein 1 isoform X2, with amino-acid sequence MEIWSSPAAYDELNGNAERGGGGGDPITRELEEVLCAERVVRITKTYHDIDAVTNLLDEKERDLELAARIGQSLLKQNRSLTERNELLEEQLELAKEEIAQLRHEVSMRDDLLHFYTTTTEESEPTTATSTPLRRQESSLSLQQYFQYDTLQQKLKCLEEENQKLRMEATNIAAKTCQYEDQEQQLMIDCVEQFSEANQQVIYLSDELARKTEDTVRQQEEISQLLAQVVDLQQKCRTYGSEVEELQQHLAVAKEVQQQLRMELRDLQEKYAECGGMLQEAQEEVKSLRSRSLPNSTVSRYGTPSLLPVDSLAAEIKGMMRKGTDSSSSDYKSYLRVFETVKAVNQAAKARSCSESPHNTPSSKQLSAAPSGGASTPRTSCSGSKGAQGERAGEEPRAAPGRQDLEAAVQRLSVRQQSHASEERSFFEAERERKLGRLRDGESSSGFLTPNESIVSTGTTYSGSSELTAGSGFSLCSLTYLPDKLQIVKPLEGSVTLHHWQQLARPNLGGILVPRPGVLTKDFRQLDIDLEEVYSLNDLEEDDMDTSSFQLLPTSTPAKAKERPGVCITPSCLLVGPLRG
- the HAP1 gene encoding huntingtin-associated protein 1 isoform X1, translating into MEIWSSPAAYDELNGNAERGGGGGDPITRELEEVLCAERVVRITKTYHDIDAVTNLLDEKERDLELAARIGQSLLKQNRSLTERNELLEEQLELAKEEIAQLRHEVSMRDDLLHFYTTTTEESEPTTATSTPLRRQESSLSLQQYFQYDTLQQKLKCLEEENQKLRMEATNIAAKTCQYEDQEQQLMIDCVEQFSEANQQVIYLSDELARKTEDTVRQQEEISQLLAQVVDLQQKCRTYGSEVEELQQHLAVAKEVQQQLRMELRDLQEKYAECGGMLQEAQEEVKSLRSRSLPNSTVSRYGTPSLLPVDSLAAEIKGMMRKGTDSSSSDYKSYLRVFETVKAVNQAAKARSCSESPHNTPSSKQLSAAPSGGASTPRTSCSGSKGAQGERAGEEPRAAPGRQDLEAAVQRLSVRQQSHASEERSFFEAERERKLGRLRDGESSSGFLTPNESIVSTGTTYSGSSELTAGSGFSLCSLTYLPDKLQIVKPLEGSVTLHHWQQLARPNLGGILVPRPGVLTKDFRQLDIDLEEVYSLNDLEEDDMDTSSFQLLPTSTPAKAKERPGVFLSVNNLPQTPSTFTITTCHILHPTTEITTVTPSLYNAVVPSCGPFEGLSLGSPSPEPSSPMLAPGPGPLSTPVGLVRLLLARGISASVPGTGSRWVPPLPSQDPQHADTRPFPASGGQDGPPLKSSIFSLNLVEKLRRLGLDKVVARGEMSYARGECRGARDALT